A region of the Variovorax sp. 54 genome:
GCGCTGCAATCGCGCCAGTGGGAACTCGGCCTGAAGGGCGGCGATGCGGCGTTCAACTGGCAGGTCGCGTGGTTCGACATCTCGCGCCCGATGACCAACCTCGACCTGTGCGGCGAGTCCTGCACGGTGCGCAACGACGGCCGCGCGGTGCATCGCGGCCTCGAGGCCGGCGCGCAATGGACGGGCGGCCCCTGGCGCCTGGGCGGCAGCGTGGCACTCATCGACGCCAAGCGGCGCGGCAGCACGACCGCCCCCGAACTCAACGGACAGGCACCCACCAACGTGCCCAAGCAGGTGCTGCGCGCGCAGGCCGCGTACCGCTTCGCGTCGGTGCCGGGCCTCGAACTCGCGGGCCAGCTGTCGTACGAAGGCCGCCGCAACGTGCTGCCCGATGGCTCGATCCGGCTGCCGTCGTGGACGCGCCTCGATGCGGTGCTGCGCTACGACACCAAGCTGGCCGGCATGGCCACGAGCTGGACGCTGGCCGTCGACAACCTGTTCGATCGCCGTTACTGGAAGGAGTCGCCCTACCAGTTCAGCCACGTCTACCTGTTCCCGGGCGCGCCGCGCACGCTGCGCCTGGGCGTGAGCATTGCGATGTGACGATACGAACGAGTGCTTCGTCCTCGTCGCGGCCTCGTCGCCACGATTTCGTTGCACCGGCGCCTCGGAGTTTTTGGAAGCCCAAAAAACCACGCTATAATCTAAGGCTTGTTCCTCGATAGCTCAGTTGGTAGAGCGCCGGACTGTTAATCCGTAGGTCCCTGGTTCGAGCCCAGGTCGAGGAGCCAGAACAAAGCCGCAAGGCCTCTGGAAGGCCCGCTACTCACAAGGTAGCGGGCCTTTTCATTTGTGAGACGACAGTCGGACGAAGACGCGAGTGAAGCGATAAAAGAAATCGCATTGCGCACTTCGATTGTCAAAAATTGGTGGTCGCCGTTCAGAACGGCGATTCCATTGAATATAATTGAAGGCTTGTTCCTCGATAGCTCAGTTGGTAGAGCGCCGGACTGTTAATCCGTAGGTCCCTGGTTCGAGCCCAGGTCGAGGAGCCACCATTTGCTGAAGGCCCGTTACTCACAAGGTAACGGGCCTTTTCGCTTTCTGCGCCACACATCGGCCGCCGTTGCGCGGCACGCGGGCCTGTCCGACACGGACGCCTCGCCCTGCGTGCAAAACTCCCTCTTTGTTAACAACTTCTGCGGCCCCGCCCAGGACAACCCCGTGCACGCGATCCGCCGGTCGGGCGTTGTTCGGGTTCAGTCACTCATAACAAACAACCAAAGGGCATCACGATGAAACTCACACGCCTTCTTCTGGCCGCCGCCGTGGCCGCTGCCACCTTGCCCGCCGTGGCACAGGTTTCCGTCAACATCAACGTGCCCGGCCTGATCCAGGTCGCGCCGCCCGCGCCGCGCTACGAACCCGCGCCGCGGCCGCGTGGCGGCCAGGTCTGGGTGCCCGGCCATTGGCAATGGAACGATCGCGCCTACGCATGGCGCCCCGGCTACTACGTGGCCGCCCGCCCCGACTACGCCTACGCCCCGGGTGGCTGGGTGCGTGCCGACGGCGGCTGGCGCTGGCGCGAAGGCGACTGGCGCCGCGCCGAGCGCCGTGAGGAGCGCCGCGAAGACCGCCACCACCGCCATGACCGCGACCACGACCGCTACGACCATGACGACGATCACCGCGGCGGCGGCCACTGCCCGCCCGGCCAGGCGAAAAAGGGACGCTGCTGATCGCGGCGCCTTCCCTTCCGGAAGGCGGTTCCGTCAGTTCACCGTGACCCGGAAGCGCACGGCGCCCGTGCCGCCGGGCGCCAGCTGCCCGGTGAACTTCCAGTCCATGCTCCCCACCCCGCCAACCGCCTGTGTCGCCGTGCACAGCACCGAGGGTGCAGGCACGGGGTTCGCCGGCGTGTTTTTCGCGCATGCCGTCAGCGTGGCCGGGGGCGTATCCGCCTCCGAACCGGCAAAGCTCGTGTAGACCGGCGTCGCATCGTTCAACGTCAGATTGCTGATCGGCGTCGCGCCGTTGTTCGTGTACGTGATGCGGTACTCCAGCGTCTCGCCCGACTTGGCCAGGTTGTTGAGCCCAAAGGCGCCGTCCTGCGTCACGTTGCGCACTTCCTTCTTGAGCTCCAGCGCCATGATCGACATCGTCGTGGTGTCGTGCACCGCAAAGCTCGCGTTCAGGCCAGGCGACGCATTCGTGAACACGAAGTTGGCCTGCACCGTCGCATCGTTGCGATGGCCGTCCGTTGCGCTGCCCGGGACGAAGGTCTGCAGCACGACACAGACGTTCTGCCCGGCCGTCACGGTCATTGCCACCGCGGGCGGGTAGAGCACCGCTGCGCCGGCTTGCGGCACGCCGGTGCAACCCGGGTCGGCAAGAACTCTGGCGCTCCAGCCCTCCACTGGTGGCGTGGCGACCTGGCTCACGATGTCGAAGCTCACCGAACCGCCGGTTTGCGCCGTGAAGATGTGCGCGTGGTTGACGTTGCCGCCAGACACGCCTCCCTTGACGCTGTCCGCCCCGAAGGTGTTGAAGGGAACATCGCCAAAGTTCAAGCCGGTGCTGCTCGCGCCATTCCATGAGAACGCCATGCGATCCGGGGTGCCCGCCGCCGTGCGCGTGTAGGTGTACGCCTTGCCCCCGCTGCTGGTGCTGGCGCCCGAGGGCAACTGCGTGGCGCCGACAGAGGCGCCCGTCGAGAGGTAGCCGGCGGGTGTCGATTCTTCGACGCACAAGGCCGCCCCCATGGCCATCGAAGACGGCACGGGCAGGCTGTAGTTGCCCAGGCCATCCGTGGTGGCTGTGGAAAAAATGGCCGCGGCACAGTCGGTCAGCCGCACGGCCACGCCATCGAGTCCCTTCTCCCCGCCATTCACCAGACCGTCGTTCGGTACGCCCGAACCGAAGCCGTTGTCGTTGAAAACCCGTCCCGCCAGCGCGAAGCCCACGCTGTTGACGAAGGTGCATTGAATGTCGGCGCCCGCCACCATGCGGGCAGCCGGAATTTCCAGCACATTCCCCGTCAGCGTGCCGAAGGTGAGCGCAGACGTGGCGCTGGCCACATCGACACAACTGGCGCTCACCGGGTTCGCTGGCCAGCCGGCCGGAGAAGACTCGGTGATGCTCGCCCCCACACCGGCCGTTCCAACAATCCCGGGCGCTCCCGTGGCGGACGTTGCGCCTGCCACGACGATGGAGTCGCTGGCCTTGCTCAGGCCGGCCAACGCGAAGCTGAACAAGCTGCTCCCGGTGCCGCTGGCAACGCGCTTGACGATCTGGACCTTCGGGACGCTCAAGATCACCCGGACCGGCACGGTGGTGGCATCGCAGATTTCCCCCGCCGCCGACGTGCAGCTCGGGTCGCCACCTCCGCTCAGGTTGACCGTGTTCGTGCCGCCGGTGGCCCCCACGGCCGTTGCCGCGACGTTGACAGGAATCCTCAGGGAGAGAACCCCCGGCGTGACGCCGATGCCGATGCTGCACCCCCCCGCGCTGGAGCCCGCCGAAAGGCAACCCGTCAAAACAGCCCCTGTGGTCGTCCCGGCATTCAGCGTCGGTGCGCCGGCCAGCGTGATGCCCACCGGCAAGGTGTCCGCCAACGTGATCGGCGCCGTGGTCGCGGCCGTCGACACGGTGATCTCCACGGTATAGAACTGGTTCGACGCGCCCACCAGCAGCGGATTCGCGCTTGCGCTTTTCTTCGTGGCGATGGCTGGCAGCGGGTCGACCAAGGTCGTCACCGAACTCCTGCATGCACCTGCGTCGATGCATGCGGCGTCCCCTCCTCCGCTCGCGGTGGCCGTGTTGGCCACGCTCGGTACCGCGAAAGGCAGCGGCGTCACAGGAATGTCGAACGACTTCGATCCAAGCGAACCGGCAGGGACAGTGCATGTCACCACCTGGCCCGACTTCGTACAGCCGGCAGGCACCGTGCCAACGGTCAAGGTCGCGGGAATGCTGTCACTGATGGTGGTGACGGCCGTTGTCGCCACGCTGTTGGTGCTGCTCAGCGTCAGCCTGTAGGTGGCCGGTTTGCCTACCGTGAAGCGGGCCGGGCTGGCTGTCTTGCTCAGTGCCAATTGAGGGGGAGGGGTCGAAAAGCAGAGCCTGTAGGCGGCCCCATCTGAGACCCCGCTCACGATTTCATGCGTCAGCGTGACGGAAGACACGGCCGCAGCCGAGATGCGCGCTCGGGCAGTACCGTCCGGGCTAGTCGCTCCCAGAATGTCGCCGGGTTCAACGATTGAAGTGACGCTCCCCCCCAAAATCGGAGATGGCGTCGTCACGCTTGCGGCGGTGAACGGGTAATGCTGGCCATCGACGCTCGTCACGACCTTTTCGCACCCGGAACTGAGGCAGCCCAAACTACCGACATCAAAGTAGACCTGAGATACAGGCACTGAGAATTTGAAAGTGCAGGACTCCGTGACGCCGTCGTTCCCGAGAGTGACGGGAAAGCGTGGGTCGCATCCGCTGCCCGCCGTCGAGAAAATGACGCCGCCATACACCGTCGATGGCGAGCCCGGATTCACACAAAAATCTGCAGCGATGGCCGGCACCCCGGCCAGCAGCAGCATCGCCACCAAGACGCTGCTGTGTCGCAAGGCACGACAAAAGGCCCCCGCACGCCGCGCGAGCGCCACGGCCCCCATGCACGCAAGCTTGCCCCGAGGCGCAACGGCGCTCTCGATCCAATCAGTTCTTCTCATCGTCTTCACCGTCAAGGTTCTGGCTGCCGAGGTGACAGCAACGCCAACTGCGAAGGATTCTTCGGTCGGCCCCCTTCGCTTTGGCCGTTGCCCGCTCGGACGAGCGGAAAAGAGATGTTGCTGATCGATCGCCGTGGCGTTCCTGCCGCCAGGCGCCCCGGTCAGTTCACCGTCACCCTGAAAAGCACCGCGCCCGTACCGCCGGGCACGAGTTGCCCGGTGAACTTCCAGTCGAGCGCGCCCGCGCCACCTGCCGCCTGCGTTACCGCGCAGGCCACCGAGGGCGCAGGCACGGGGTTGGCGGGCGTGTTCTTCGCACATGCCGTCAGCGTGGTCGGTGTCGTGTCCACCTGCGAACCGGCAAAGCCCGTGTAGACCGGTGTGGTGTCGTTCAGTGTCAGGTTGCTGATCGGCGTCGCACCGTTGTTCGTGTACGTGATGCGGTACTCCAGCGTCTCGCCCGACTTGGCCTCGTTGTTGAGTCCGAAGGTGCCGTTCTTCGTCGCGTTGCGCACTTCCTTCTTGAGCTCGAGCGCCGTGGTCGACACGGTCGTGGTGTCGTTCACGATGTAGCTCGCGTTCAGTCCGGGCGAAGCGTTCGTGAACACGAAACTCGCCTGCACCGCGCTCTTGTCGGAATGCCCCGCGAGCGCGTTGCCCGGAATCAATTCCTGCATCACCACGCAGAGGTTCTGCCCTGCCGTCACGGTCGTCGGCACCGCCGGCGGATAGAGCACCACCGCGCCAGCCTGCAGTGCGCCGGTACAGCCCGGATCGGCATAGATCTTCGCGCTCCAAGCAGTGTTCGCAGGGGTCGCCACCGCATTGGCGATGCCGAAACTCACCGCGCCACCGGTTTGCGCCACGAAGGTGTGCGCATGGCTGACGCTGCTGCCGGGCGGCCCGCCCCGGGCGCTGTCGGCACCGAAACGGTTGAGGGCCACGTCGCCGAAATTCAGATCGCCCACGGGGGCGTCGTCCCACGTGAAGGCGACACGGTCCGGCGCACCGTCAGCCATGCGCGTGTAGGCGTAGGTCTTGCCGCCTTGGTCCACGGCCACACCGGAGGGCAGCCGCGTGCTGCCGACCGACGCGCCCGTAGAGAGATGGCTGGCCGGCGTCGCCTCCTCGACGCACATGGCGTCGCCACGCAATGTCGAGGTCGGCACCTCCAGCCCGTAGCGGCCGAGCCCGTCGGTCACGGCCGTGGCCAGAACGCCCGCAGCGCAGTTCGTCAGACGCATCTGAACGCCTGCCAGCCCCGTTTCACCGCCGTTCGGAAGACCGTCGTTCGGCACGCCCGCGCCGTTGCCGCTGTCTTCGAAGACGCGGCCAGACACGACGAACGCATCGTTGTTGACGAAGGTGCACAGCAGATCCGCGCCGGGCACCATCCAGTCGGCCGGGATCGCCAGCGTGTTGCCGGTGAGCACGACCGGCGTGCCTGCTGCCCTGGCACCGACCGCCCGGCGCAGCGGCCTGGGAGCGATCGGCGAAGGCGCAATGATGTCCTTGCTGTCGATGCAGTACGCATCGATGGGGTTCCGGGGCCACCCGGCGGGCGACGTCTCGGAAATGGTTGCTGCCACGCCCACCGTGCCCGTGATGTTCAAGGCCCCGGTTTCCCTGCCGGCGCCGGTGACCGTGAGGGTGTCGCTGAAGGCGCTCAGACCCGACAGCGCGAAGTGGAAGCGATGGGTTCCCGTGCCGCTGACCACCTCCTTGATGATGCGCACCCTCGGATCGCCCGCCTGGACCGCCGTGGCCGGCGTCGTGGCGTCGCAAGGCTCCCCCAGCAGTGCGGTACAGAGCGAATCGCCGCCGCCATGCAGGTTCACCGTGTTCGTGCCGGCCTGCGCACCGATGGCCGTGCCATCGACCTGAATGGGAATCCGAATCTCGAGGGTGCCTGGCACCACACCCGCGGCCACACTGCAATTGGCGATCAGGGAACCCGTTGCAGGGCAACCGCTCAGGGTACCCGTGGTGCTCCCCGGAAGCAGGGTGGGCGGCCCGGCGAGCGTGATGCCCGTGGGCAGCATGTCTTCGATGAAGAGCGGCGCCGTGGTCGGCAGGTTCTCCACCTTGACGGCAACCGTGTAGAACTGGCCCGTCTTCCCGACCAGCAATGGATTGGCGCTGGCCGTCTTCGTGGAGGTGATGGCCAGGGGAAAAGTCACGGGCGTGTTCACCGAGCTCGCACAAGCGTCCACGCCGTTGCATGTGCCGTCGCCTCCTCCGGTCGCCAACGCGATATTCGTGACGCGCGGCACCGCCGACGCCAGGGGCGTCACGGGAATGACGA
Encoded here:
- a CDS encoding YXWGXW repeat-containing protein, translating into MKLTRLLLAAAVAAATLPAVAQVSVNINVPGLIQVAPPAPRYEPAPRPRGGQVWVPGHWQWNDRAYAWRPGYYVAARPDYAYAPGGWVRADGGWRWREGDWRRAERREERREDRHHRHDRDHDRYDHDDDHRGGGHCPPGQAKKGRC
- a CDS encoding prealbumin-like fold domain-containing protein; its protein translation is MSSVKLAHEAIRGEPNGARYQVCFSAPELRLALKKEASAARWIAGQPASYTLTLTSVSGLPTTAETTITDEVPPSLTIGLLPAGCTRAGQTVSCKVPVGMATSTSFVIPVTPLLAAVPRVTNTAKASGGGDATCNGTGACASTVDTTVALPSIITATKTASANPLVVGAPDQFYTVAVNVSNATTAAPLSVADALPPGITLRGAPTLISRTTTGVLSGCPATGGSLADCSVAEGVAPGSFDLRIPVSVDASAVGVRGGTNTVNLSGGGDPACTAAAGQACDATTPDTPVVPMKLTLEKTASAASLVVGVPASYTLTLRSNGGATTKEAIVTDEVSPFLRIGTLPAGCTVVLQDVTCRVPAGTPLPVSFVIPVTPLASAVPRVTNIALATGGGDGTCNGVDACASSVNTPVTFPLAITSTKTASANPLLVGKTGQFYTVAVKVENLPTTAPLFIEDMLPTGITLAGPPTLLPGSTTGTLSGCPATGSLIANCSVAAGVVPGTLEIRIPIQVDGTAIGAQAGTNTVNLHGGGDSLCTALLGEPCDATTPATAVQAGDPRVRIIKEVVSGTGTHRFHFALSGLSAFSDTLTVTGAGRETGALNITGTVGVAATISETSPAGWPRNPIDAYCIDSKDIIAPSPIAPRPLRRAVGARAAGTPVVLTGNTLAIPADWMVPGADLLCTFVNNDAFVVSGRVFEDSGNGAGVPNDGLPNGGETGLAGVQMRLTNCAAGVLATAVTDGLGRYGLEVPTSTLRGDAMCVEEATPASHLSTGASVGSTRLPSGVAVDQGGKTYAYTRMADGAPDRVAFTWDDAPVGDLNFGDVALNRFGADSARGGPPGSSVSHAHTFVAQTGGAVSFGIANAVATPANTAWSAKIYADPGCTGALQAGAVVLYPPAVPTTVTAGQNLCVVMQELIPGNALAGHSDKSAVQASFVFTNASPGLNASYIVNDTTTVSTTALELKKEVRNATKNGTFGLNNEAKSGETLEYRITYTNNGATPISNLTLNDTTPVYTGFAGSQVDTTPTTLTACAKNTPANPVPAPSVACAVTQAAGGAGALDWKFTGQLVPGGTGAVLFRVTVN
- a CDS encoding prealbumin-like fold domain-containing protein yields the protein MLLLAGVPAIAADFCVNPGSPSTVYGGVIFSTAGSGCDPRFPVTLGNDGVTESCTFKFSVPVSQVYFDVGSLGCLSSGCEKVVTSVDGQHYPFTAASVTTPSPILGGSVTSIVEPGDILGATSPDGTARARISAAAVSSVTLTHEIVSGVSDGAAYRLCFSTPPPQLALSKTASPARFTVGKPATYRLTLSSTNSVATTAVTTISDSIPATLTVGTVPAGCTKSGQVVTCTVPAGSLGSKSFDIPVTPLPFAVPSVANTATASGGGDAACIDAGACRSSVTTLVDPLPAIATKKSASANPLLVGASNQFYTVEITVSTAATTAPITLADTLPVGITLAGAPTLNAGTTTGAVLTGCLSAGSSAGGCSIGIGVTPGVLSLRIPVNVAATAVGATGGTNTVNLSGGGDPSCTSAAGEICDATTVPVRVILSVPKVQIVKRVASGTGSSLFSFALAGLSKASDSIVVAGATSATGAPGIVGTAGVGASITESSPAGWPANPVSASCVDVASATSALTFGTLTGNVLEIPAARMVAGADIQCTFVNSVGFALAGRVFNDNGFGSGVPNDGLVNGGEKGLDGVAVRLTDCAAAIFSTATTDGLGNYSLPVPSSMAMGAALCVEESTPAGYLSTGASVGATQLPSGASTSSGGKAYTYTRTAAGTPDRMAFSWNGASSTGLNFGDVPFNTFGADSVKGGVSGGNVNHAHIFTAQTGGSVSFDIVSQVATPPVEGWSARVLADPGCTGVPQAGAAVLYPPAVAMTVTAGQNVCVVLQTFVPGSATDGHRNDATVQANFVFTNASPGLNASFAVHDTTTMSIMALELKKEVRNVTQDGAFGLNNLAKSGETLEYRITYTNNGATPISNLTLNDATPVYTSFAGSEADTPPATLTACAKNTPANPVPAPSVLCTATQAVGGVGSMDWKFTGQLAPGGTGAVRFRVTVN